From a region of the Candidatus Neomarinimicrobiota bacterium genome:
- a CDS encoding glycosyltransferase — MRHLKILFIGRSKNLPSTRIRITNLLHILKKRGIKYDFIILPKSIKDRIRLFSKCKKYDIIFLQKKTLEFPEFFLLRLNSKKLIFDFDDSIFTTLDRPFNFNRKCFRKFKKVIKYSDLVIAGNDYLAKIAKKFNPNVVILPSAVPIKPIYQNHFHNKTTIIGWIGSKYNIHYLNIVKDVLVSIHNQAKFEFRVISDRPYKIDKIPCKFIEWRLETQEEEISKFDIGINPLPDDPWTRGKCAYKVLQYMSMAKPFVASAVGMNVLLSCNNTAGFVAKNSKEFKKYLLLLLKDKDLRIKMGLKGYEIAQDYSIEKIGNKLADILSANS; from the coding sequence ATGAGACATTTAAAAATTCTTTTTATAGGTAGAAGCAAAAATTTACCAAGTACTAGGATTAGAATAACAAATCTTTTACACATTTTAAAGAAAAGAGGCATAAAATACGATTTTATCATCCTTCCAAAGTCGATTAAAGATCGAATAAGATTATTTAGCAAATGTAAAAAGTATGATATAATTTTTTTGCAAAAGAAAACATTAGAATTCCCAGAATTTTTCTTATTGCGATTAAACAGTAAAAAACTTATCTTCGATTTTGATGATTCAATCTTTACAACTTTAGATAGACCTTTCAATTTTAATAGAAAATGCTTCCGAAAATTCAAAAAAGTCATAAAATACTCAGATTTAGTAATAGCTGGTAATGATTATTTAGCTAAAATAGCAAAAAAATTTAACCCTAATGTAGTAATTTTACCATCAGCTGTACCAATCAAACCAATTTATCAAAACCACTTTCATAATAAAACCACAATAATTGGATGGATAGGTAGTAAGTATAATATACATTATCTAAATATAGTAAAAGATGTTTTAGTTTCAATTCATAACCAAGCAAAATTTGAATTTAGAGTTATTTCTGATAGACCATACAAAATTGATAAAATTCCATGTAAATTCATAGAGTGGAGACTAGAAACACAGGAAGAAGAAATTTCAAAATTTGATATAGGAATAAATCCACTACCAGACGATCCATGGACCAGAGGTAAATGTGCCTATAAGGTATTACAATATATGTCAATGGCAAAACCTTTTGTCGCTTCGGCCGTAGGTATGAATGTGTTACTATCATGTAATAACACCGCCGGTTTCGTTGCAAAAAATAGTAAAGAATTCAAAAAATATCTTTTGCTATTGTTAAAAGATAAAGACCTGCGAATAAAAATGGGATTAAAGGGTTATGAGATAGCCCAAGATTATTCTATCGAAAAAATTGGTAATAAACTAGCTGATATATTATCGGCTAATTCTTAA